DNA sequence from the Malus domestica chromosome 11, GDT2T_hap1 genome:
TCCACGTAAGTTCTCCCAGTCTACGTCAAATTCTTTGTATAACAAGAGAACTTCTTAATTTTCACTGCACCGAAAGTTAAAAGGAGTAATAGCAAGTAATTACTAACATGTGGCTAGTACTGTGAAGCGAAAGCAGCAGCAACAGCTCCTCCATGTTCGGTGTTTGATATGATGCACCACCTTGGCGGGGACGTTAGCAAAGTGGATTCCAATCTTCTCGAGAAAATCCTACCAGATTAAATGTATGGTCGAGCAGTTGAGGTGCGTAGAGAAGAGTACCAGAGGCAGAGATTTGAGTCCAGTCACTGATAAGTTGTGGCGGAATTTCTATGTGGAGGAGTTCGGTGCTTCGAGGGCTGATCAGGCGGTCGAAAACACCAAGAAGTCGAATGCCGCATTCAAATGGAAAGAGCTCTACGAGACAAAGCTGGAGGAGGTcaacaagaaagaaaagaaggcaGCTGAGAGGTTGAAGAGTCGGTATCAAATGGAAGCTGCTCGGAAACAAAGCCGGCGAGTTGTTTGCACAGAGGCAGAGGAAGGGAGAGAACGGGACTACCAGTCCGCTCGCTCTGGAGGGTTCTCGCTAAGACCTTCTAGCGAAGGTTTTATCGACCCAAGTCCCTGTTAATACCATTAAACGTAGTCCTTGTTACTAACAAACATGAGCTTGGATTAACTATTAGTCCAGTCAAATCCAATGAGGCTTAGTGAAGGTAAACAAACACACCCATAGCGTCTTGAGAAGAATAAACTTTTTATCCACGAGTCACACTGTTACATGGTATAACTATTATCATTTTATGTAtggacttttttatttttattttatatgttaGTGAGGCTGTCTCATAGTGTTATTAATCTAAGTGTTATAAATCTGagtgttataatataaatgaACGATGTGATCAGTATTTTGTCGGcataaaatcaaataatacataaaaataCACATATTATATTAGTGAGTTAGTAGCATTCGCAGAAGTGTGACAATCACACGATAGTATTTCTCTCATGCTTTATATTTAAATACTCTCTTCCGTCCATAACTGTGCCACATATTCAAATATTTAATGAGTCGATGACATACTGGAATTCTATATCAATATCAATACTACTCTAAaagtgattattttttttttaaagagaatGAGCTGGGTACTTCGTCACTACAGTCCACCATTTCAAAAACCCGAAAGACTCACAggtattttaactttttatgaCCACCATCATGTGATTACCTTGTgtgaaaatcaaaataaacagtAGGATATCAAGCAAGCTTTGCTGTTGCCTATTGAGTAGAAGTCGAGATTTGGAGCGTAATCTTCAGAAACGATGGCACTTCGCCTGAATCGTCGAATCTTTCTTGGAACTGTAAGTCTTCTGCAATGAATCATGATCAAGACAGTTAAGAAACATAGCTGCAAGATTTTTCACCTCAAGACAGTTAAGAAATTCTCTTTTCGCCTTCTTCATTAATCATGATCAAGCTTTCGTTTTTTTGGACGGAAGCATTATTGCTTGATGGTGACGAAACCTCctgctctcttctctcttttgtTGTTCCTCGATGACCAAGGAACCTCTGCCTCTGTGCAAACAACAGCATCGGCTTTGTTTTCGATCAGCTTCCATTTGATACCGACTCTTCAACTTCTCAGCTGCTTTGTTTTCGTTCTTCTTGACCTCCTCCACTTCTGCCTCTAACAGTTCTTTCCATCTGAATGCAGCATTCGCATTCTTAGTGTTTTCGACAGCCTGATCAGCCCTCGAAGCACCGAATTCCTCCATGTAGAATTTCTGCCACAACTTATTGGTAACTGGACTCATATCTATGCctcaacatttattttttggGCCAATAGTAATAACATAGAAATAATGGCTAGAAAATTTCTTGACCCATCACAAAAACTCCTGACCCGAACCGCCACAAACCATTTATCTCCCTCACTTGCCAAACCACCCGCCGCCACCACAACCACCGCCTGGCCACAATCTGTTTTTGTCAAACTTGGAAATTGGATTGATAATAAGAGATATTTGCAGATGAACAAGGTGCAGACTGCAGATGGGAAAATCAAAAGTAAAGTTTATAATGGAATGGTGGAGCAAAAACAGAACAGAACAATTTATCTAGATAAAGGTTAACCATTTAcataaaacaaaccaaaatctCAAAGGAGTTGAAATCTAATCATGCACCTTGGAACAGTTATTTTATTCTCAATAGCATCCTTGATAATTTGATCCATCGGAATGAATCCTAAACCCGAGTTCATTATCTTCTTCGCTCCGTTTTTATTCCCTCAGCTAGCCGTGTTGGGTGTCCTTTGGCAAACTACACAAAAGTACGCGCATTATCAGAAAACCAGACAACTGAAACATAAGATATGCACATAGTTTCGGTTGCAAATCCATTTTGCAAGACCAGAATTTACCTGGGAATCTTGTACTCAGGGTGAAGTTCAGCAACCTTTGCTACAAAGTCGCCATAATGTGATATGGCTTCAACACACAAGTGCCTAGCGGTCGCTCATTTGTTCTCGTACAATAAAATGTGCACGAGAGCTACATCTTCAAAATGCACAGATGCCATAAAGAAGTCCTCATATGTTTCAGTTCAACCTGCAGCAAAAATTGACAAACTCAAACCCTAACTAGAACAACATAGAGGCGGCATGGATGGATGAACCCAGGAAACCCAAGCAAACCATATCGCCATGAATTTTACAACGTCAAGAAACCGGTGCTAGAAAGGAGGATACTACCCTGCAGGGCCGGCCCAGGCTCAGTGCCACAGGGGCAACTGTCCAGGGCCCCAAAATGAAGAGGGCaccagaataaaaaaaaatccatataactaagtataaaaaaaaaaaaaaagttcacagCCCAAATAGGGGCTGGCAAGTGTCCAAGAGACAACAAAAGGGCCCAGAGAAAGAGCCCAGCAgaagattatatatataaaaaaaaaacaacagggCCCAGCTGcagattagaaaaaaaaaaaaaaaacataacaaaacatAAAGGGACCACTCGGTCCCAATTAAACCATAATCCCTACATCCTCCACTTCTCTGTTGCCGTTCCCTACATCTTCAATATTCTCAGCAAGCTGCTGCAAGCAGCTAAACAGGCAGGGCCGCAGGGGAGGGCATCCTCCACTCCACACTCCTCAGTCTCAGCAAAGCTGCTGCAAGTACATTCCCTCACCACCaacaattttgagttttgaggtaactaatttttaaaatttgaattatcaatttataatttaatataaaattttgcaaTGCAAGTGACATAGAATTATATgataaattgataattgatgtatagaattattgttgttgatgaaatgaaTTCTTGACTAATTGATCATTGAATTATTTGATAATTGATTTCATTTTAAACCCAatttttaggttcaatttttataatatgTTAGACTATGTGTTAGtgttttataatatataatgtgTTGAAATGATAGTTTTGATAGGAAAATTTTGTTATATCATGTGTAGGTAATTTTTGTAAACAAATTATCGAAGTTATGTCTTTTATGAAACAACTCTCTggtaatatataaaataaaaaaaggcaaAGGATAACAAAATTGCCGAAAGTTTAAGACTTGGAGTATGATGgtataattgatgattttgcttcaaaaaatgccagaagacaatttcttaaatgttgaaatttgaaAGAGCTTTGCTAGGAATGGTTGtatatgattgtattttttattgTCGGGGTTTAGGTACTATGTCCCCCCCGTTGTATATTTTCTCAAGTAATATAATTTGGGCGTGAGGACCTAGACCCCCAGCTTCGACTAGATTCCAGCCctcgttaaattttttttttttaaatatatgttTCGGTATTAAAAAAGGGCACATTTTGAGCTTTCGCACTGGGCACCCAAAAACTCTGGACCGGCCCTGCTACCCTGGTGAGCCACCATTAATTtgtgtaaaaaatattaaatcgtCAAAAAATTCGTAGACAAATAAATAACAATGCTCAAAGTATTTTAAAGTCATAAATATATGAATGCCCTATTAGACAAATAGTTCTTTCAGTAATCATTCGAATTaaatagacaaaaaaaaataccagGACTTAAGATTTGATCTAGTACTGGACTGGAGAGAGCTAGAAATTAAGTAGTGGATAACAAGCATAAAACCCTAGCAACCGCGCGCAGTTAGCTGCttgacatacatacatacatacatacatacatacatgctGTCTAGCTTACCTTAATTAGTAACTCATTCAACGTGGTGAGATTTTGGAATTGATACAGCTTAATTTTGATCATAGTCGTATCTTGAGGAGGGAACCAGCGCCGCACCAAGTAGCTTGGAGGTTTATTTGACCTGGGCCTCTGCACAATTATCTGCAATTGAGagtacaaataattataattattttttcataCACTTTTCACCTTAAATTAATAGCATTTGTGCATACATATCCAAACCAAGTAAAAAAATCAAAGCACTGCAACTCACCATTATGAAACGTCATTACCGGCAAAGCATGAAACTCGATGTTTGGGATGTGAGAAATCTTGGGCCTCTCCTCATGTTTGCAACGTTCTTCAAGTTTCGGACACCAGAAAATGGTAAGGTTCTGCAGTGGTATTTTGCAGAGGAAGTCTGGCAGTGTTTCTAGAGCATAGCACTTACTTATTTCCAATGAAGTAAGGCATGGCATGATTGTCATTCCAGAATCCCCTTTGTTCCACCCTTTCACGCCTTCCCAGCGCTTCCAAGACGACATTTTGTAAAAGTGGAGTTGCTTCAGTTTTGGGAATAATATTGATGAGGATGACTTGAATGAAGGAGATGTTTGATCATCTTCTACTCCCAAAAACTCACCACCAACCTTTCTTACACCCGACATCTCCCCTACGTAAAGTTTTTCAAGGAAAGGCAATCTTCCAAGAGGAGGCAAAATTTCACAACCCGAATTATCCTGTAGAGTAAGGAATCGCaacttttttaaagaaaacatcCAATTCGGCCAGGTGGAGCCGAAGTTCCCATCAATCCCTAAAGATTCAAGATCATCATGCGGTCGTAAGACATTCATTATTCGTACAATGCTTTCTCCAACCTCGCACAATTCAGCAAAATCAAGCTGGAGATGAAAAAGTTGCTTGTTGTCCCGCAATTGTGCTTCACCAACTTGGCTGCCATCTTTCAACTTCCCCAATATTCTTATTGTGAGATTTCCCTGAAGGTGGTTCAAGGTTCTCAGATCTCCAACTTGAAATGCTTCGTCTTTGTCAGCAGAAAACA
Encoded proteins:
- the LOC103412918 gene encoding uncharacterized protein, translating into MVEQLRCVEKSTRGRDLSPVTDKLWRNFYVEEFGASRADQAVENTKKSNAAFKWKELYETKLEEVNKKEKKAAERLKSRYQMEAARKQSRRVVCTEAEEGRERDYQSARSGGFSLRPSSEGFIDPSPC